GTTAGTGGAATATCCATCGTTAACATAATCCCTACGGCGATAAGAATTGTGGCAATGTCTAACCAAACGTTCATAAGGCCAATCATAACGAAATTTCTTGTTTGCTCAACGTCATTAATAACTCTAGAGATCACTTCTCCTGCGCGGGTATTTGAATAATAGCTAAGGCTTAATTTCTGTAGATGATGATACAAATTTTGACGTATATCGTATAAAATTTTATTGCTCACATATTGCGCATAATATTGTCTATAATATTCGACTGGAGGACGAACAATAAAGAATAGTAACATCGTTCCGCCAATCCAGTAAAATAATTGTCGTGTTGCCTCTTTCGCGGTTAATGTTGTCGAACCTACTATATCATCTATCACAATTTTTATTAAAAGTGGCATAAAAAGAGGAATTGCAAATTTAATGATCCCAATTACAATTGTCAACGCAATTAACCACTTATATGGCTTTACAAATTTTAAATATCGTTTAATACTATTTCCCAAATTCGTTCCTCCTATTTCAAAAAGAAGTCGCCGCCTTCCACTCTATTCGTGAAATATACGCTAGATCATTGAAGAAGGATTACAAAATCACATGAAATTCATATTTAAATATCAAGCCTACATACCATGTAGTGCCTTACTTTTCCTCTTGTACTGATTTATGAAACTCATAGCGGGCTGTCCATGCTTCTATAAAATCAGATGCAAACGGTCCCCTTCGTTGTTTTATCCAACCGAGTAATTTATCAAGATTATTATGCAGAATTTGATCAATTACTTCTGGATAGTTCATTTGCTTTTTATGCAGCTTGTATTCATCTTCGTCTAATATCATATATCCCATGTCTGGAAAAACTTTTACATCCAGATCGTAATCTATGTACTTTAACGTTTTGTTATTATAAACGAATGGCGAACTTATATTCACATAATAATAAACACCATCTTCGCGCAACATACAAATAATATTAAACCAATGTTCAGCATGGAAATAACAAATTGACGGCTCTCGCGTAATCCAAGTTCTTCCATCTGATTCTGTCACCAACGTTCGGTCATTTGCACCGATAACAATATTTCTCGTGCCTTTTAATACGGTCGTTTCTTGCCACACACGGTGAATATTGCCGTTATGTTTGTAACTATGTATTTGTATCTTTTCCCCTTCCTTAGGAATTGTCATCTTTAACCCACCTTTTAGTTGCCTAAAAATTTATACGTTCATTTTTATCTCCTTAGTATAGCAATTTTCTAGATAAAGTTAAATGGATTATGTATTTTAATTAGATGCCTTATAGTAGACGGAAGCTTTTACAAGCCACCACTGATAAAAAAACTGGCAGAAGCCTAATGCTTCTGCCAGCCGGTGTGTACATCCACTTACTTATCTAGAACCGTTTTCAAACTGATTGGCACGTTGACCTGAAGCTTTATGCTTGTTCGCTTCAGATTGTTGGTTTTGTTGTTTCACATGGTTCACATCAGTTTCAGAACCAAATTCCTCTGCCATGTTGGTTTGGAATTGTTGTCCTTGCATTCCTTGCTTCTGCATAGACTGTTGATTCTGTTGACGAACTTGTTGAACGTCTGTTTGATTCGGTTGTCGATTGTTTGTCAATGGATATTCACCTCCGTGCTAACTATCATGTGCACATAAGGACTATTTATTCACTGGAAACTTTTACAATGTTAATGAACGTCCGCCATCCACAATAATCGTTTGTCCTCGAATCATATTGGCGTCATCTGAAGCAAGGAACATCACAGTTTGAACCATATCATTAATTTTGACCATTCTTCCTGCTGGTGTATTGATACGTGCATCTTCTAATAACTCTTCACGATTTGGAAAATGTTTTAATGCATCCGTGTCTAATGCGCCGCCAGAAACAGTATTTACTGCAATTCCCATTGGTGCAAGTTCAACGGCTAAATAACGTGTTAATGATTCAATTGCAGCTTTTGAAACCCCAACTGTCGTGTAGTTCTCTAAATAGCGAATGGAACCGAGCGAACTAATGCCAATAATTTTTCCACCGTTATCCATTAACTTTGCTGCTTCTTGTGCCCCGAATAACATTCCTTTGGCATTAATATTCATCGTCCAATCCCAATGAGATTCTTCTAATTCCATAATTGGTCGTAAAACGCCTGAAGCCGCATTAGAAATAAATACATCAAGTCGACCAAACTCTTGTTTAATCTCTTCATACATCACTCTTAACTTCTTCACATCGCCAACGTTTGAACGGATAATAAGCGCCTTTTGTCCAAGTGCTTCAATTTCTTTTGCAGTTTCTTCCGCTGCCGATCTACTACGCGCATAATTCACAACGATGTCGTATCCATTTTTTGCAAGTTCGAGTGCAATTGCTTTTCCTAATCCTCTAGAACTTCCTGTTACAAGCGCAACTTTACTTTTTGTCATTTTCATTCTCTCCCCCGTTTATCATATCCCACACTTTTACAACTGGTACTGGCTTTGGTAGCTCCTCTACTTCTGTAGCTGTGAAAAACTTGTATCCATCTGGTACACGTTTACCATTTTTCAAAACCGCACAATAGCTCTTTACCTCCCATGTTAAATGGGTGAAAATGTGTTTAAATGACATAATATCAGAAACTGCATCAACTTTTAATCCAAGTTGCTTAAATAAAGTTTCCTCAGCAGATTCATTCGTCGTTAATTCTACCATCGGAAACTCCCAAAGATTTGCTAACAACCCATTTTCCGGACGTTGTCGTAGTAACCATTCACCTTGTTCATTTTGTACTGAAAAGATTGCAACTGGAATTACCTTTCCACGTTTTTTTCTTGTTCGTACAGGTAATTCCTCTTGTCTTCCTTCATCATAAGCTTGGCAATATTCTCGAACTGGACAAAGTAAACACTTTGGTTTTGGTGTACAAATTGTTGCGCCGAGTTCCATTAAACCTTGGTTGAAAGAGCTAGGATCTTGTTTATCAATAAGATCCATCACAACATCTTCGAAGATTCGTTTCGTACGTGGAATCGTAATATCTTCTTCGATTAGCAATATTCTAGATAAAACGCGCATAACATTTCCATCTACCGCATGTTCCGGAATGCCAAATGCGATGCTTAAAACAGCACCTGCTGTATAAGGACCGACTCCTTTTAATGTGGATATTTCTTTACGATTTGTTGGAACGTTCCCTTCGTAGTTCGCCACAACTTCCCGCACACCTGCTTGTAGATTTCTTGCGCGCGAGTAATAACCGAGGCCTTCCCACATTTTTAATAATTCATTTTCTTCTGCTTCTGCGAGCTTTTCCATCGTTGGATATTTTGCAATAAAACGTTCATAATAAGGAATCACAGTATCAACTCGGGTTTGTTGCAGCATGACCTCGGACACCCAAATATAATAGGGATTTGACGTTCTACGCCATGGTAAATCTCTCTTTTCAGTTCGATACCAATGAAGTAGAGAGTGGCGGAATCCTTCTTTGTTTTCTAAGATGTGCATATTTTTCTCCTTTAGCATAACTGTATACAATTTTTGATAAACTTTTATTGTCAAACGGTGTCGAAACCTGGACCTTTTCGTTTCTTCGTAATCGAAAAAGGGTATATCATATAATATAGGTTCTTATGTTTTTAAAAACTGTGAGGAAAAGAATTAACTGTCTTCTTCCAAACAAAAGGAGATGATTTTTTGGATACCGGTACTCACATCGTTATGGGCGTGGCGATAAGTGGGATTGCATTAGCGGATCCCGTCATAGCCTCTGAAACAGCAACAATGCATGCCGCAATTGGAGGGATTATGATTGGTTCTTTAATTCCAGATATTGATACGGTATTAAAATTGCGAAATAATGCGGTATACATTCGCCATCATCGAGGAATTACACACTCCATACCAGCAGTTCTCCTTTGGCCACTTGTACTCACAATTTTATTGTCACTTTTCATGCCTAGTGCTAATTTTTTACATGTGTGGGCTTGGACACTTCTTGCCGTGTTCCTTCATGTATTTGTAGATATTTTTAATGCCTACGGGACGCAAGCATTACGCCCATTTTCCCAAAAATGGGTTGCGATAGGCGTGATTAATACGTTTGATCCTAATATTTTTGTTTTGCATGTGTTGGCGATCGGAATATGGAGTTTTGGGATTAATCCACTTCTAGTTTTCACTATACTCTATACGATTATTTTCTTTTACTATTTACTCCGCTTTGCAGTAAAAGCTGCAGTGAAGCATGCAGTGGCCAACACATTGCCCGATGCTACGGAAATTATTATTTCTCCAACGATTCGATTTTTTCAATGGAGAATCGTCGCCTCTTCCGAAACATGTCATTACGTTGGACGTGCCTATGGACGAGCCATTACGATTTATGACCGATTTACACGGGACCCAATACCAGACTTACCCGAGGTCGAGGCAGCCATGCAAGATAGCAACGTAAAAGCATTCACCGAGTTTTCACCGATATACAGATGGGAAATTACAAAGATCCAAGATATATATGAAGTACGTTTAATCGATTTACGATACCGTAGCAATGACTATTACCCATTTGTCGCAGTCGCCCATATCGATGAAGAATTAAATGTCGTCAATTCATATACTGGGTGGATTTTCTCCGAGGCAAAACTAAAGAAAAAACTAAACTTTATACCTTACTAATGAAAAGCTGAAGGTGCCGGGTAGATACGACAAGCATAAGACGAGACGACGAAGTGGCGAACTTTGCCACGTAGTCGTATTGGCTTATGACTCGAGTATCTGGCACCTGAAGCTGGATCTAATGAAAGGCTGAAGGTGCCCGGTAGATGCGAAAAGCTATGGATACGTCATCATCCATAGCTTTCCTTCACCTACTCTGTAATTACTTCCCCGTTTTTACAGACTTCAACATGGATATCGGCAAGGCTTCCTCGGCAAGCTTTCCACCGAGACGATGCCCCCAAGCGAAACGACCTTTTAAATAATCGACTTGGAAATACATCCCCTCATCACCCTCAATACGGTAAATCTCGCCAGGTTCTATTGTACTTGGATCGATTAAATAGGATTCGACCATGACCATTTTTCTCTGATACACTGCAAATTCGTTAATAATTCCTAGTTGCTCCGCTTTTCGAGCCTTTTCACGTAAGTTCGCGATTTCTGTTCTTAATTCATGTTCGGTCATATCACTATAATGCTTCTCAGTCATTTTCTTCGAGCTCCTTTTGTTCTATAAACATATCAATTTTATCAAACGGAATACCTTTTTGATACATAGACCGTTTGACACGTTGATGTAATTCGTTTCCGCTATATCTAGAACTATATCGACGCCAAGCTTTTTCACCAATAGAAGTCGTCACTTCATCCCACTCTTCCTCATCTATTTCAAATTCAATAGACGAGAGAGCATCTTTAATAATGTCATAGGAATACCCTTTTCGTAAAAGAGAATTTTGAATGCGCCTTTCTTTTTGTTGCGGAGACTCAGTTCGGTTTCGTCTCGCTTCTTTTTCGGCCATCTTTCTAGCAACCTCTATCTGTTCCGACTCTGAGTATTCATTAAGCACTTTTTCTTGCAGCTCTTTATCGATTCCTTTTTGTTGAAGTCTTTGCTGAATCGCTCTTGGCCCTTGTCCAGATGTATTTTTTTGTGTTTCCAATAAAGCCTTAGAAAAGGTTTTATCATTTAAAAAGCCTAAGTTACGAAGCTTTACAATCGCTTCCATAATGACCGCTTCCCCGTACCCTAACTCTAAAAGTTTCTGTTTAACTTCATGTTCACTTCGCATTCTAAAGCCTAAATAATGAAGTGCTCGGTTAAAGGCTTTTTGAATTTCATCTTCATACACCATGTCGTCGACTGACCAATCTTCAAGCGTCATTCCTTTTGTCAAACCAAATTTCACAAGTACTGATTCATGGACACTAAATGCATATTTTTCATCTAAAAAAATATTATATCTTTCGGAATCCCTTTTTTGTTGTGTTATCTTAGTAATAACAGGCATACCTAATTACCTCCTGTTCTTTCATTTAGTATACATGTTCTTTGAAAGCGATTCATCCGAACAGTTTTTCCAATCATTTAATTGGAGGGGTTATGATGAAAATTGTGATTGCTGGCGGCTCTGGCTTTATTGGGCAAAAACTCACTGAATACTTAGTACAACGTGGACATGAAGTGATGATTTTGTCACGAAATAAAAAAGAACAAGATTCAAAGTTTAATTATGTACAATGGCTACAACTAGAAAACAATCCTGAAAATGAAATTGGATATGCAGATGTTTTCATTAATCTGGCCGGTGTATCCATTAATAAAGGTAGTTGGACAACCGCACATCAAAAAGAGATCTACGAAAGTCGAATGACTGCAACACAAGAACTATTACGCATCATTCAACAAATGCCTCAAAAACCATTTACGCTTATTAATGCAAGTGCAATTGGTATTTATCCTACATCTGAAACAACCATATATACTGAAAACACCAAAGCAATCGCAAACGATTTTCTAGGAAGAACTGTTCATGACTGGGAACAACTTGCTTTAACAGCTAAAAATGATGGCGTACGTGTTGCTTGTCTGCGGTTTGGTGTCGTTCTAGGAAAAGAAGGTGGTGCACTTCCGCCCATCGTCTTACCCTATAAATTATACGCAGGCGGTACAGTTGGTTCTGGTCAGCAATGGTTGTCATGGGTACATATTGATGACTTAATTCGATCAGTAGAATTTTCGATAATCAATGAGGATTTACACGGCCCAATTAATGTTACAGCACCATTTCCAAAAAGAATGAAATATTTCGGTGAAACAGTTGGTGCTGCATTAAATCGACCACATTGGCTACCTGTGCCTACTTTTGCTCTTCAACTAGTATTGGGTCAAAAAAGCAAACTCGTCTTGGAAGGTCAATACGTTAAACCTCAAAAACTTCAAGATCATCGATTTGAGTTTTTGTACCCGACATTAGAGTCTGCTCTCGATAATTTGCTAAAAAACTATTAAACTAGACATTCAATAAAACCGATTCTTCACTTATGAAGAACCGGTTTTATTGTTTAATACATATTTCGCACACATAAATGGCCAACATTCTAAAAATAAAAAAATAAATGTATAGGAATTTGGATTATTAGCATCCTAATATTGCATAACCTTAGAATGTCACAAAATGCCCCTTATTTACAATCACTTTTTTTAGAAAACACCTAGAGAAAGGATGCTATTCCTATGATAAAACAACACGCACAAGGCATTCTTATGGGAATATTGATCATTTTGGTCGGAATATTAATAAATCCTTTTTCCGCCAATGCAGAGGAATTGCACTGGGGATTTAAAAAAGCAAAAGATGAGGTTCCCTCAGATGCTGGCTCACCGTTTAATGAAATATTAGACAAACACGGAGCTATTTATAAAGGGAATGCAGAGGAAAAGATACTTTATTTAACGTTCGATAACGGTTACGAAGCTGGCTACACAGAGTCAATTTTAGATACATTGGATAAAGAAGGCGTTCCTGCAACTTTCTTTTTAACTGGCCATTACTTAACGAGTGCCACTTCATTAGTAAAAAGAATGGTTTCGGATGGACATATTATTGGGAACCATTCCTATGACCATCCAAATATGGCGAACTTATCTGCAAAAGGGATGGAAGATGAATGGACACGTTTCGACAAAAAACTAAAAGAACTAACGGGAGTCGAACGGACCATTTACGTAAGACCGCCGAAAGGCATCTTCAACGAGAAGCTCTTGTCTGTTGGAAATGAATTAGGCTATCGGCATATTTTTTGGTCCGTCGCTTTTGTTGATTGGCATGAAGATAAACCAAAAGGAAAAGACTATGCTTATCGTGAATTAATGAAACAAATCCATCCGGGGGCAATTATATTGATGCATACCGTTTCTCCAGACAATGCGGAAGCACTCCCTTCTTTTATACAAGATGCACAAAAAGAAGGATACACATTTAAATCATTAGATGACCTCGTCATGGAATATGAAGAAATCTTCCCCGTATTTTAATTCCCCTATCGAAAAGCGTTCTAATTGAACGCTTTTCCTCTTATTTTTGGTCTAACGCCGACTGAAATAAAGAAAAGTGTTGCTAAAAACAATGACACAAGTAATAAAAAGCTGAAAGATACTTCCAACTCTAAAAATAAACCGCCTAAAGTAGGTCCTAATAAGCTTCCCAAACTAAAAAAAATACCACAAAGTAAATTCCCGGTCGGTAACAACTCTTTTGGTGCTAAGTCAGACATGTAAGAAATCCCCAAAGAATAAATGGAACCAACAAATAGTCCAGCTGTAAAGAACATGCCAAGCACACCGATTAATGATGCTTCTAAAAAACTAGCAATTAGAAAGGCTGTTGCTCCGCCACTAAGTGTAATTAAAAAAACAGCCCTTCTTCCAATTCGATCAGAAAGCATCCCTAAAGGTAACTGTGAGACGAGTCCGCCCACTGAAAATGAGGCTAGTAAAAATGATACCGACGTTTCAGCGAATCCGCTCCTTAATGCAT
This window of the Sporosarcina pasteurii genome carries:
- a CDS encoding metal-dependent hydrolase, which produces MDTGTHIVMGVAISGIALADPVIASETATMHAAIGGIMIGSLIPDIDTVLKLRNNAVYIRHHRGITHSIPAVLLWPLVLTILLSLFMPSANFLHVWAWTLLAVFLHVFVDIFNAYGTQALRPFSQKWVAIGVINTFDPNIFVLHVLAIGIWSFGINPLLVFTILYTIIFFYYLLRFAVKAAVKHAVANTLPDATEIIISPTIRFFQWRIVASSETCHYVGRAYGRAITIYDRFTRDPIPDLPEVEAAMQDSNVKAFTEFSPIYRWEITKIQDIYEVRLIDLRYRSNDYYPFVAVAHIDEELNVVNSYTGWIFSEAKLKKKLNFIPY
- a CDS encoding TIGR01777 family oxidoreductase, whose amino-acid sequence is MKIVIAGGSGFIGQKLTEYLVQRGHEVMILSRNKKEQDSKFNYVQWLQLENNPENEIGYADVFINLAGVSINKGSWTTAHQKEIYESRMTATQELLRIIQQMPQKPFTLINASAIGIYPTSETTIYTENTKAIANDFLGRTVHDWEQLALTAKNDGVRVACLRFGVVLGKEGGALPPIVLPYKLYAGGTVGSGQQWLSWVHIDDLIRSVEFSIINEDLHGPINVTAPFPKRMKYFGETVGAALNRPHWLPVPTFALQLVLGQKSKLVLEGQYVKPQKLQDHRFEFLYPTLESALDNLLKNY
- a CDS encoding DUF402 domain-containing protein, with product MTIPKEGEKIQIHSYKHNGNIHRVWQETTVLKGTRNIVIGANDRTLVTESDGRTWITREPSICYFHAEHWFNIICMLREDGVYYYVNISSPFVYNNKTLKYIDYDLDVKVFPDMGYMILDEDEYKLHKKQMNYPEVIDQILHNNLDKLLGWIKQRRGPFASDFIEAWTARYEFHKSVQEEK
- the fabL gene encoding enoyl-[acyl-carrier-protein] reductase FabL, which produces MTKSKVALVTGSSRGLGKAIALELAKNGYDIVVNYARSRSAAEETAKEIEALGQKALIIRSNVGDVKKLRVMYEEIKQEFGRLDVFISNAASGVLRPIMELEESHWDWTMNINAKGMLFGAQEAAKLMDNGGKIIGISSLGSIRYLENYTTVGVSKAAIESLTRYLAVELAPMGIAVNTVSGGALDTDALKHFPNREELLEDARINTPAGRMVKINDMVQTVMFLASDDANMIRGQTIIVDGGRSLTL
- the recX gene encoding recombination regulator RecX; amino-acid sequence: MPVITKITQQKRDSERYNIFLDEKYAFSVHESVLVKFGLTKGMTLEDWSVDDMVYEDEIQKAFNRALHYLGFRMRSEHEVKQKLLELGYGEAVIMEAIVKLRNLGFLNDKTFSKALLETQKNTSGQGPRAIQQRLQQKGIDKELQEKVLNEYSESEQIEVARKMAEKEARRNRTESPQQKERRIQNSLLRKGYSYDIIKDALSSIEFEIDEEEWDEVTTSIGEKAWRRYSSRYSGNELHQRVKRSMYQKGIPFDKIDMFIEQKELEEND
- a CDS encoding gamma-type small acid-soluble spore protein — encoded protein: MTNNRQPNQTDVQQVRQQNQQSMQKQGMQGQQFQTNMAEEFGSETDVNHVKQQNQQSEANKHKASGQRANQFENGSR
- the mutY gene encoding A/G-specific adenine glycosylase — its product is MHILENKEGFRHSLLHWYRTEKRDLPWRRTSNPYYIWVSEVMLQQTRVDTVIPYYERFIAKYPTMEKLAEAEENELLKMWEGLGYYSRARNLQAGVREVVANYEGNVPTNRKEISTLKGVGPYTAGAVLSIAFGIPEHAVDGNVMRVLSRILLIEEDITIPRTKRIFEDVVMDLIDKQDPSSFNQGLMELGATICTPKPKCLLCPVREYCQAYDEGRQEELPVRTRKKRGKVIPVAIFSVQNEQGEWLLRQRPENGLLANLWEFPMVELTTNESAEETLFKQLGLKVDAVSDIMSFKHIFTHLTWEVKSYCAVLKNGKRVPDGYKFFTATEVEELPKPVPVVKVWDMINGGENENDKK
- the pdaA gene encoding delta-lactam-biosynthetic de-N-acetylase, which gives rise to MIKQHAQGILMGILIILVGILINPFSANAEELHWGFKKAKDEVPSDAGSPFNEILDKHGAIYKGNAEEKILYLTFDNGYEAGYTESILDTLDKEGVPATFFLTGHYLTSATSLVKRMVSDGHIIGNHSYDHPNMANLSAKGMEDEWTRFDKKLKELTGVERTIYVRPPKGIFNEKLLSVGNELGYRHIFWSVAFVDWHEDKPKGKDYAYRELMKQIHPGAIILMHTVSPDNAEALPSFIQDAQKEGYTFKSLDDLVMEYEEIFPVF
- a CDS encoding YfhH family protein, translated to MTEKHYSDMTEHELRTEIANLREKARKAEQLGIINEFAVYQRKMVMVESYLIDPSTIEPGEIYRIEGDEGMYFQVDYLKGRFAWGHRLGGKLAEEALPISMLKSVKTGK